One segment of Bradyrhizobium sp. CB2312 DNA contains the following:
- the nuoI gene encoding NADH-quinone oxidoreductase subunit NuoI, which produces MNINATARSLLLSEFVSAFFLAMRYFFQPKPTLNYPFEKGPISPRFRGEHALRRYPNGEERCIACKLCEAVCPAQAITIEAGPRRNDGTRRTVRYDIDMVKCIYCGLCQEACPVDAIVEGPNFEFATETREELFYDKAKLLANGDRWEREIAKAIELDAPYR; this is translated from the coding sequence ATCAACATCAACGCCACTGCACGCTCGCTTCTGCTGTCGGAATTCGTCTCGGCGTTCTTCCTCGCCATGCGCTATTTCTTCCAGCCGAAGCCGACGCTGAACTATCCGTTCGAGAAGGGCCCGATCTCGCCGCGCTTCCGCGGCGAGCATGCGCTGCGCCGCTATCCGAACGGCGAAGAGCGCTGCATCGCCTGCAAGCTGTGCGAAGCGGTCTGCCCGGCGCAGGCCATCACCATCGAGGCCGGCCCGCGCCGCAACGACGGCACGCGCCGCACCGTGCGCTACGACATCGACATGGTGAAGTGCATCTATTGCGGCCTCTGCCAGGAGGCCTGTCCGGTCGACGCCATCGTCGAAGGTCCGAACTTCGAGTTCGCGACCGAGACCCGCGAGGAACTGTTCTATGACAAGGCCAAGCTGCTCGCCAACGGCGACCGCTGGGAACGCGAGATCGCGAAAGCGATCGAGCTCGATGCGCCGTACCGGTGA
- the nuoH gene encoding NADH-quinone oxidoreductase subunit NuoH, whose product MEFFESAFWTGFLWPLIIMVAESVLVLVVLLVAIAYILLADRKIWAAVQIRRGPNVVGPWGLLQSFADLLKFVLKEPIIPAGANKGVFLLAPLVSCVLALAAWAVIPTNLGWVISDINVGILFIFAISSLSIYGIIMAGWSSNSKYPFLAALRSAAQMVSYEVSIGFVIITVLLCAGTLNLSAVVEAQHARGLASLIGLPQLTILNWYVWPLFPMFVVFYVSALAETNRPPFDLVEAESELVAGFMVEYGSTPYLLFMLGEYVAIVTMCAMATILFLGGWLPPVDLPPFNWVPGIIWFALKLFFMFFLFAMAKAIVPRYRYDQLMRLGWKVFLPISLAMVIVVAGVLHFAGIAPK is encoded by the coding sequence ATGGAATTCTTTGAAAGCGCATTCTGGACCGGTTTCCTCTGGCCGCTGATCATCATGGTCGCGGAGAGCGTGCTGGTGCTCGTCGTCCTCCTGGTGGCGATCGCCTACATCCTGCTCGCCGACCGCAAGATCTGGGCGGCGGTGCAGATCCGCCGCGGCCCGAACGTGGTCGGCCCCTGGGGCCTGCTGCAATCCTTCGCGGACCTTCTGAAGTTCGTGCTGAAGGAGCCGATCATCCCGGCCGGCGCCAACAAGGGCGTGTTCCTGCTGGCGCCGCTGGTGTCGTGCGTGCTCGCGCTCGCAGCCTGGGCGGTGATCCCGACCAATCTCGGCTGGGTGATCTCCGACATCAATGTCGGCATCCTCTTCATCTTCGCGATCTCGTCGCTGTCGATCTACGGCATCATCATGGCCGGCTGGTCGTCGAACTCGAAATATCCCTTCCTCGCCGCGCTGCGCTCGGCGGCGCAGATGGTGTCGTATGAAGTCTCGATCGGCTTCGTCATCATCACGGTGCTGCTCTGCGCCGGCACGCTGAACCTCTCGGCGGTGGTCGAGGCCCAGCATGCCCGCGGCCTTGCCAGCCTGATCGGTCTGCCGCAGCTCACGATCCTGAACTGGTATGTCTGGCCGCTGTTCCCGATGTTCGTGGTGTTCTACGTCTCGGCGCTGGCGGAAACCAACCGTCCGCCCTTCGACCTCGTCGAGGCGGAATCCGAGCTCGTCGCCGGCTTCATGGTCGAGTACGGCTCGACGCCGTACCTGCTGTTCATGCTCGGCGAATACGTCGCGATCGTCACGATGTGCGCGATGGCGACCATCCTGTTCCTCGGAGGCTGGCTGCCGCCGGTCGACCTGCCGCCCTTCAACTGGGTGCCGGGGATCATCTGGTTTGCGCTGAAACTGTTCTTCATGTTCTTCCTGTTCGCGATGGCGAAGGCGATCGTGCCGCGCTACCGCTACGATCAACTGATGCGTCTCGGCTGGAAGGTGTTCCTGCCGATCTCGCTGGCAATGGTGATCGTGGTGGCCGGTGTGCTGCACTTCGCCGGCATCGCGCCGAAGTGA
- the nuoE gene encoding NADH-quinone oxidoreductase subunit NuoE, whose amino-acid sequence MSVRRLAPKEVQPASFAFTEENLAFAKQQIAKYPAGRQASAVIAILWRVQEQNEGWVSEAAIRVVADLLDMPYIRVLEVATFYTMFQLAPVGKKAHVQVCGTTPCRLRGAEDLIHVCEHRIHHEPFHLSKDGNFSWEEVECLGACVNAPMVLIGKDTYEDLTKESFGKVLDGFASGNPPKPGPQNGRQFSAPITGPTTLKEIT is encoded by the coding sequence ATGTCCGTTCGCCGATTAGCACCGAAGGAAGTCCAACCCGCGAGCTTTGCGTTCACGGAGGAGAACCTCGCATTCGCCAAGCAGCAGATCGCGAAATATCCGGCCGGCCGCCAGGCTTCCGCGGTGATTGCGATCCTCTGGCGCGTCCAGGAGCAGAACGAAGGCTGGGTGTCGGAAGCCGCCATCCGCGTGGTCGCCGACCTGCTCGACATGCCCTATATCCGCGTGCTGGAGGTTGCGACCTTCTACACGATGTTCCAGCTCGCGCCCGTCGGCAAGAAGGCCCACGTCCAGGTCTGCGGCACCACGCCGTGCCGCCTGCGCGGCGCCGAGGACCTCATCCACGTCTGCGAGCATCGCATCCATCACGAGCCCTTCCATCTCTCCAAGGACGGCAATTTCAGCTGGGAAGAGGTTGAGTGCCTGGGCGCCTGCGTGAACGCGCCGATGGTGCTGATCGGCAAGGACACCTATGAGGACCTGACCAAGGAAAGCTTCGGCAAGGTGCTCGACGGTTTCGCGTCGGGCAATCCGCCCAAGCCCGGTCCGCAGAACGGCCGCCAGTTCTCGGCGCCGATCACCGGGCCGACCACGCTGAAGGAGATCACCTGA
- the nuoK gene encoding NADH-quinone oxidoreductase subunit NuoK translates to MTIGLGHYLAVGAILFTLGILGIFLNRKNIIVILMSIELILLSVNINLVAFSTFLGDIVGQVFALLVLTVAAAEAAIGLAILVVYFRNRGSIAVEDVNLMKG, encoded by the coding sequence ATGACGATCGGGCTTGGACACTATCTGGCGGTCGGCGCGATCCTGTTCACGCTCGGGATCCTCGGCATCTTTCTGAACCGCAAGAATATCATCGTCATCCTGATGTCGATCGAGCTGATCCTGCTCTCGGTCAACATCAACCTCGTGGCGTTCTCGACCTTCCTCGGCGACATCGTCGGCCAGGTCTTCGCGCTGCTGGTCTTGACCGTGGCCGCGGCGGAAGCCGCGATCGGTCTCGCCATCCTGGTGGTCTATTTCCGCAACCGCGGCTCGATCGCGGTTGAGGACGTCAATCTGATGAAGGGCTGA
- a CDS encoding FkbM family methyltransferase produces MAQAPIQFDRASGALEGANLWERTAALALVTGSKISSHFSHMGYIACANLLRKTLPERNIAIRLNPDAVFEFPYGDGYWSKLLNRSYNYEDELELLFADSVDVDYTLLDCGANYGYWSVLVSSKSFGSHKAIAIEPSGQNYPKLANNARVNGNRFETMKCAIGATRGTARLSGTKHEAFSIAGDPSDGGEEVPVLALDNLIDDGRVAGTGKYLIKLDVEGVEIEAIKGGARLLEADSVIMCEEHGSDRSHAVSRYILEQTPLKLIVFDPRSNRMETVTELSILDRIKVSTHVGYNVFGTASAFWQDRIDALNAKTVRRMQ; encoded by the coding sequence ATGGCGCAGGCGCCAATCCAGTTTGACCGTGCCTCGGGGGCCCTTGAAGGGGCCAACCTGTGGGAGCGGACGGCTGCCTTGGCGCTGGTGACGGGATCGAAGATCTCCTCGCACTTCTCGCACATGGGTTACATCGCCTGCGCCAATCTGCTGCGCAAGACGCTGCCGGAGCGCAACATCGCGATCAGGCTCAACCCCGACGCCGTGTTCGAGTTTCCCTATGGCGACGGCTATTGGAGCAAGTTGCTCAACCGCTCGTACAACTATGAGGACGAACTCGAGCTGCTGTTCGCCGATAGCGTCGACGTCGACTACACGCTGCTCGATTGCGGCGCGAATTACGGCTATTGGTCGGTGCTGGTGTCGAGCAAGTCGTTCGGTTCGCACAAGGCGATCGCGATCGAGCCGTCGGGCCAGAATTATCCGAAGCTCGCCAACAATGCCCGCGTCAACGGCAATCGCTTCGAGACCATGAAGTGCGCGATCGGCGCAACGCGCGGCACCGCGCGCCTGTCAGGCACCAAGCACGAAGCCTTCAGCATCGCCGGCGATCCATCTGATGGCGGCGAGGAAGTGCCGGTTCTCGCGCTCGACAACCTGATCGACGACGGCAGGGTCGCTGGCACCGGCAAATACCTGATCAAGCTCGACGTCGAGGGCGTCGAGATCGAGGCGATCAAGGGCGGCGCCCGGCTGCTAGAGGCCGACAGCGTCATCATGTGCGAGGAGCACGGCAGCGACCGCTCCCATGCGGTGTCGCGCTACATCCTCGAGCAGACCCCGCTGAAGCTGATCGTGTTCGATCCGCGCAGCAACCGGATGGAGACCGTGACCGAGCTGTCGATCCTCGACCGCATCAAGGTCTCGACCCACGTCGGCTACAACGTTTTCGGCACCGCAAGCGCGTTCTGGCAGGACAGGATCGATGCCCTGAATGCCAAAACCGTGCGCCGTATGCAGTGA
- the nuoL gene encoding NADH-quinone oxidoreductase subunit L, with translation MVQAIVFLPLLGAILAGLISLVGAHARNPSGDEVEHHGDHGHDHGPGAHAHASDTIGEDASVIHESHHDDAHDDHGHGPVEPAAAGSRAAELITTGLLFVAAALSWMTLVDVGFMHHDGRVQLLPFIFSGDLQVWWTLRVDTLTAVMLVVVTTVSSLVHLYSIGYMDEDPYRPRFFGYLSLFTFAMLMLVTADNLVQLFFGWEGVGLASYLLIGFWYQKPSANAAAIKAFVVNRVGDFGFALGIFAIFMLVGSTDFETIFHAAPGLTGKTINFLGWHADALTLTCLLLFMGAMGKSAQFLLHTWLPDAMEGPTPVSALIHAATMVTAGVFMVARLSPLFELAPTAQAVVMFFGATTAFFAATIGLVQNDIKRIVAYSTCSQLGYMFVAMGAGAYSVGMFHLFTHAFFKALLFLGSGSVIYAMHHEQDIRNMGGLWRKIPYTYAVMVVGTLALTGFPLTAGYFSKDAIIESAYASHNPFAVYGFLMTVVAAGLTSFYSWRLIFKTFHGEPHDEHHYEAAHEAPLWILIPIGVLAVGSIVAGFPFKELFAGHGVEEFFRESVKMNPHIIEEMHHIPETIAFLPTVMMVLGFLVSYLFYIRRPYIPVRLAAEQPMLYQFLLNKWYFDELYDLIFVRPAKWIGYQLWKKGDGFIIDGLGPDGVSARVLDVTRNVVKLQTGYLYHYAFAMLIGAAGLITWFMFGFGGQ, from the coding sequence ATGGTTCAGGCAATCGTTTTCCTGCCCCTGCTGGGCGCCATTCTGGCCGGGCTCATCTCCCTGGTCGGCGCGCATGCCCGCAACCCCTCGGGTGACGAGGTCGAGCATCACGGTGATCACGGCCATGATCACGGTCCTGGCGCGCACGCCCATGCGTCCGACACGATCGGCGAGGATGCGTCCGTCATTCACGAGAGCCATCACGATGACGCCCACGACGACCACGGCCACGGCCCGGTCGAGCCGGCGGCGGCGGGCTCGCGCGCTGCCGAGCTGATCACCACCGGACTGCTGTTCGTCGCGGCCGCGCTGTCCTGGATGACGCTGGTCGATGTCGGCTTCATGCACCACGACGGCCGGGTCCAGCTGCTGCCCTTCATCTTCTCCGGCGACCTCCAGGTCTGGTGGACGCTCCGCGTCGACACGCTCACCGCCGTGATGCTTGTGGTCGTCACGACCGTGTCCTCGCTCGTGCACCTCTATTCCATCGGCTACATGGACGAGGACCCGTACCGGCCACGCTTCTTCGGCTATCTCAGCCTGTTCACCTTCGCCATGCTCATGCTGGTGACCGCGGACAATTTGGTCCAGCTGTTCTTCGGCTGGGAGGGCGTGGGTCTCGCCAGCTACCTGCTGATCGGCTTCTGGTACCAGAAGCCCTCCGCGAACGCGGCGGCCATCAAGGCCTTCGTGGTCAACCGCGTCGGCGACTTCGGTTTCGCGCTCGGCATCTTCGCGATCTTCATGCTGGTCGGCTCGACCGATTTCGAGACCATCTTCCACGCTGCGCCGGGCCTGACCGGCAAGACCATCAACTTCCTCGGCTGGCACGCCGACGCGCTGACCCTGACCTGCCTCTTGCTGTTCATGGGCGCGATGGGCAAGTCCGCGCAGTTCCTGCTGCACACCTGGTTGCCGGACGCGATGGAAGGCCCGACCCCGGTCTCGGCGCTGATCCACGCCGCGACCATGGTCACCGCGGGCGTGTTCATGGTGGCGCGCCTGTCGCCGCTGTTCGAGCTCGCCCCGACCGCGCAGGCCGTCGTGATGTTCTTCGGCGCCACCACCGCGTTCTTCGCGGCGACCATCGGCCTCGTGCAGAACGACATCAAGCGCATCGTCGCCTATTCGACCTGTTCGCAGCTCGGCTACATGTTCGTGGCGATGGGAGCAGGGGCCTATTCGGTCGGCATGTTCCACCTGTTCACGCACGCCTTCTTCAAGGCGCTGTTGTTCTTAGGCTCCGGCTCGGTGATCTACGCGATGCACCATGAGCAGGACATCCGCAACATGGGCGGCCTCTGGCGCAAGATCCCCTACACCTACGCAGTGATGGTGGTCGGCACGCTGGCGCTGACCGGCTTCCCGCTCACCGCCGGCTACTTCTCCAAGGACGCGATCATCGAGTCCGCCTACGCCTCGCACAATCCGTTCGCGGTGTACGGCTTCCTGATGACGGTCGTCGCCGCCGGCCTGACCTCGTTCTACTCCTGGCGCCTGATCTTCAAGACCTTCCACGGCGAGCCGCATGACGAGCATCATTACGAAGCCGCGCATGAGGCCCCGCTCTGGATACTGATCCCGATCGGCGTGCTCGCGGTCGGCTCGATCGTCGCGGGCTTCCCGTTCAAGGAGCTGTTCGCCGGTCACGGCGTCGAGGAGTTCTTCCGCGAGTCCGTGAAGATGAACCCGCACATCATCGAGGAGATGCACCACATCCCCGAGACCATCGCCTTCCTGCCGACGGTGATGATGGTGCTGGGCTTCCTGGTGTCGTACCTGTTCTACATCCGCAGGCCCTACATCCCCGTTCGGCTCGCCGCAGAGCAGCCGATGCTGTACCAGTTCCTGCTCAACAAATGGTACTTCGACGAGCTCTACGACCTCATCTTCGTCCGTCCGGCGAAGTGGATCGGCTACCAGCTCTGGAAGAAGGGCGATGGCTTCATCATCGACGGCCTCGGTCCCGATGGCGTCTCCGCCCGCGTGCTGGACGTCACCCGCAACGTCGTGAAGCTCCAGACCGGCTATCTCTATCACTATGCGTTCGCCATGCTGATCGGCGCCGCCGGCCTGATCACCTGGTTCATGTTCGGCTTTGGAGGCCAGTAA
- a CDS encoding NADH-quinone oxidoreductase subunit J, translated as MILPALFFYLFAGVCVASAVMVIVSRNPVHSVLYLILAFVNASGLFVLMGAEFLAMILIVVYVGAVAVLFLFVIMMLDVDFLELREGFIQYLPVGLVIGGIFMFELLLTVGFWVINPGVSKTITAAIPANVSNTEALGLVLYTKYIHYFQLAGMVLLVAMIGAIVLTLRHKASVKRQDINVQNARTPEMAMAMRKVASGQGLSDADAAEWVK; from the coding sequence ATGATCCTTCCCGCGCTGTTCTTCTATCTGTTCGCCGGCGTCTGCGTCGCCTCGGCGGTGATGGTGATTGTTTCGCGCAATCCCGTGCACTCCGTGCTGTACCTGATCCTGGCCTTCGTCAACGCCTCCGGCCTGTTCGTGCTGATGGGCGCCGAATTCCTCGCGATGATCCTGATCGTCGTCTATGTCGGCGCCGTCGCGGTGCTGTTCCTGTTCGTGATCATGATGCTCGACGTCGACTTCCTCGAGCTGCGCGAAGGCTTCATCCAGTACCTGCCGGTCGGCCTCGTGATCGGCGGCATCTTCATGTTCGAGCTGCTGCTCACCGTCGGCTTCTGGGTCATCAATCCCGGCGTCTCCAAGACGATCACGGCGGCGATCCCGGCCAACGTCTCCAACACCGAGGCGCTCGGGCTCGTGCTCTATACGAAGTACATCCACTACTTCCAGCTCGCGGGCATGGTGCTCCTGGTCGCCATGATCGGCGCCATCGTGCTGACCTTGCGCCACAAGGCGAGCGTTAAGCGGCAGGACATCAATGTTCAGAACGCACGCACGCCCGAAATGGCGATGGCGATGCGCAAGGTGGCGTCAGGGCAGGGGCTCTCGGACGCCGATGCGGCGGAGTGGGTGAAATGA
- the nuoG gene encoding NADH-quinone oxidoreductase subunit NuoG — MTKLIIDGKEIDVPAEFTLLQACEAAGAEIPRFCYHERLSIAGNCRMCLVEVKGGPKPVASCAWGVRDCRPGPKGEPPEISTRSPMVKKAREGVMEFLLINHPLDCPICDQGGECDLQDQAMGYGVDTSRFAENKRAVEDKYLGALVKTSMNRCIQCTRCVRFSAEVAGAPEMGATGRGEDMEITTYLEHALTSELQGNLVDICPVGALTSKPYAFAARPWELGKTQSIDVMDGLGSAIRIDTRGREVMRVLPRINEAVNEEWISDKTRHIVDGLRTQRLDRPYIREAGKLRAASWQEAFAAIASKAGRTDGKRIGAIAGDLAGVEEMFALKDLLAKFGSSNLAVQGGDAFDPALGRGSYIFNPTLAGVEKADALLIIGANPRKEAAVFNARIRKRWRAGGFKVGVIGAKADLTYDYDHLGAGTETLGELAAGRHSFMDVLKNAKNPIILVGAGAASRHDGAAILAAAAKLALDVGAVKEGWNGFGVLHETASRVGALDIGFVAGKGGLNAAQMTTFGTLDLLFLLGADEIKAPDGTFVVYIGTHGDRGAHRADVILPAAAYTEKSAIYVNTEGRVQMTGRAAFPPGEAREEWAIIRALSEALGKKLGYDSLAALRQAIFKAVPHLIRLDQIEAGSADQIKKLAGKGGSPEKAPFKPAIEDFYLTNPIARASAVMAECSRLASGQMLTAAE, encoded by the coding sequence ATGACCAAGCTCATCATCGACGGCAAAGAGATCGATGTCCCCGCCGAGTTCACGCTGCTTCAGGCGTGCGAGGCGGCCGGCGCAGAGATTCCGCGCTTCTGCTATCACGAGCGCCTGTCGATCGCCGGCAACTGCCGCATGTGCCTCGTCGAGGTGAAGGGCGGCCCGAAGCCGGTCGCGAGCTGCGCCTGGGGCGTGCGCGACTGCCGTCCGGGTCCGAAGGGCGAGCCGCCGGAAATCTCCACGCGTTCGCCGATGGTGAAGAAGGCGCGCGAAGGCGTGATGGAATTCCTTCTGATCAACCATCCGCTGGACTGCCCGATCTGCGACCAGGGCGGCGAGTGCGATCTTCAGGACCAGGCGATGGGCTATGGTGTCGACACCAGCCGCTTCGCCGAGAACAAGCGCGCGGTCGAGGACAAATATCTCGGCGCGCTGGTCAAGACCTCGATGAACCGCTGCATCCAGTGCACGCGTTGCGTGCGCTTCTCGGCGGAAGTCGCCGGCGCGCCCGAGATGGGCGCCACCGGTCGCGGCGAGGACATGGAGATCACGACCTATCTCGAGCACGCGCTGACGTCGGAATTGCAGGGCAATCTCGTCGACATCTGCCCGGTTGGTGCGCTGACCTCGAAGCCCTATGCCTTTGCCGCGCGCCCGTGGGAACTCGGCAAGACCCAGTCGATCGACGTCATGGACGGTCTGGGATCGGCGATCCGCATCGACACCCGCGGCCGCGAGGTGATGCGCGTGTTGCCGCGCATCAACGAGGCCGTGAACGAGGAGTGGATCTCCGACAAGACCCGCCACATCGTCGACGGCCTGCGCACCCAACGCCTCGACCGGCCCTATATCCGTGAGGCCGGCAAGCTGCGCGCGGCGAGCTGGCAGGAGGCCTTCGCCGCGATCGCTTCCAAGGCGGGCCGCACCGACGGCAAGCGCATCGGCGCGATCGCCGGCGATCTCGCCGGTGTCGAGGAGATGTTCGCGCTCAAGGACCTGCTCGCCAAGTTCGGCTCGAGCAATCTGGCGGTGCAGGGCGGCGACGCCTTCGATCCCGCGCTCGGCCGCGGCTCCTATATCTTCAACCCGACACTGGCCGGCGTCGAGAAGGCCGATGCGCTGCTCATCATCGGCGCCAATCCGCGCAAAGAGGCGGCCGTGTTCAACGCCCGCATCCGCAAGCGCTGGCGCGCCGGCGGCTTCAAGGTCGGCGTGATCGGCGCCAAGGCCGACCTGACCTACGATTATGACCACCTTGGTGCGGGCACCGAGACGCTCGGTGAGCTCGCGGCGGGCAGGCACTCCTTCATGGACGTGCTGAAGAACGCCAAGAACCCGATCATCCTGGTCGGCGCGGGCGCGGCCTCGCGTCACGACGGTGCCGCCATTCTGGCCGCCGCCGCCAAGCTCGCGCTCGACGTCGGCGCGGTGAAGGAGGGCTGGAACGGCTTTGGCGTGCTGCACGAGACCGCCTCGCGCGTCGGCGCGCTCGATATCGGCTTTGTCGCCGGTAAGGGCGGCCTCAACGCCGCACAGATGACGACGTTCGGCACGCTCGACCTCTTGTTCCTGCTCGGGGCCGACGAGATCAAGGCGCCGGACGGCACCTTCGTCGTCTATATCGGCACCCATGGCGATCGCGGCGCGCATCGCGCCGATGTGATCCTGCCGGCCGCCGCCTACACCGAGAAGTCCGCGATCTACGTCAACACCGAAGGCCGCGTGCAGATGACGGGCCGCGCCGCGTTCCCGCCGGGCGAAGCCCGCGAGGAATGGGCGATCATCCGCGCCCTGTCGGAGGCACTCGGCAAGAAGCTGGGTTACGACTCGCTTGCCGCGCTGCGCCAGGCGATCTTCAAGGCCGTGCCGCATCTGATCCGGCTCGATCAGATCGAGGCCGGCTCCGCCGACCAGATCAAGAAGCTGGCGGGGAAGGGCGGCTCGCCCGAGAAGGCGCCGTTCAAGCCGGCGATCGAGGACTTCTATTTGACCAACCCAATCGCGCGTGCGTCCGCCGTGATGGCGGAATGCTCGCGGCTTGCCTCCGGGCAGATGCTGACCGCAGCGGAGTGA
- the nuoF gene encoding NADH-quinone oxidoreductase subunit NuoF, translating to MLEDKDRIFKNLYGLHDWGLEGARRRGAWDGTKNIIDKGRDWIINEMKASGLRGRGGAGFPTGLKWSFMPKESTDGRPSYLVVNADESEPGTCKDREIMRHDPHLLIEGCLIASCAMNAHTCYIYVRGEFIREREHLQAAIDQAYDAKLVGKDNVNGWPFDIYVAHGAGAYICGEETALLESLEGKKGQPRLKPPFPANVGLFGCPTTVNNVESIAVAPDILRRGAAWFAGIGRPNNVGTKLFCISGHVERPCNVEEAMGIPFRELIEKHCGGIRGGWDNLKAVIPGGSSVRMVPAEQIIDTPMDFDSLSKLRSGLGTAAVIVMDKSTDLIRAIARISYFYKHESCGQCTPCREGTGWMWRVLTRMAEGRAHKREIDMLLEVTKQVEGHTICALGDAAAWPIQGLIAHFRHEIEARIDQYSHKADIDDIGVRDPVNMVAAE from the coding sequence ATGCTCGAGGACAAGGATCGCATCTTCAAGAACCTTTACGGCCTCCACGATTGGGGGCTCGAGGGCGCGCGGCGTCGCGGCGCCTGGGATGGTACGAAGAATATCATCGACAAGGGCCGCGACTGGATCATCAACGAGATGAAGGCCTCGGGCCTGCGCGGCCGCGGTGGCGCCGGCTTCCCGACCGGTCTGAAATGGTCCTTCATGCCGAAGGAATCGACCGACGGCCGGCCGAGCTATCTCGTCGTCAACGCCGACGAGTCCGAGCCCGGCACCTGCAAGGATCGCGAGATCATGCGGCACGATCCGCATCTGTTGATCGAGGGCTGCCTGATCGCGAGCTGCGCGATGAACGCGCACACCTGCTACATCTATGTCCGCGGCGAGTTCATCCGCGAGCGCGAGCATCTTCAGGCCGCGATCGACCAGGCCTATGACGCCAAGCTGGTCGGCAAGGACAACGTCAACGGCTGGCCGTTCGACATCTATGTCGCCCACGGCGCCGGCGCCTATATCTGCGGCGAGGAAACCGCGCTGCTCGAAAGCCTCGAGGGCAAGAAGGGCCAGCCGCGCCTGAAGCCGCCGTTCCCGGCCAACGTCGGCCTGTTCGGCTGCCCGACCACCGTCAACAACGTCGAGTCGATCGCGGTTGCGCCGGACATCCTGCGCCGCGGCGCGGCCTGGTTTGCCGGCATCGGCCGTCCGAACAATGTCGGCACGAAGCTGTTCTGCATCTCCGGCCATGTCGAGCGGCCCTGTAACGTCGAAGAGGCCATGGGCATTCCGTTCCGTGAGCTGATCGAGAAGCATTGCGGCGGCATCCGTGGCGGCTGGGACAACCTCAAGGCCGTGATCCCCGGCGGCTCGTCGGTGCGCATGGTGCCGGCCGAGCAGATCATCGACACGCCGATGGATTTCGACAGCTTGAGCAAGCTGCGCTCAGGCCTCGGCACCGCGGCCGTGATCGTGATGGACAAGTCCACCGACCTGATCCGCGCCATCGCCCGCATCTCCTATTTCTACAAGCATGAGAGCTGCGGCCAGTGCACGCCGTGCCGCGAAGGCACGGGGTGGATGTGGCGCGTCCTCACCCGCATGGCCGAAGGCCGCGCCCACAAGCGCGAAATCGACATGCTGCTGGAAGTGACAAAACAGGTTGAAGGCCACACCATCTGTGCGCTCGGCGACGCAGCCGCCTGGCCGATCCAGGGCCTGATCGCGCATTTCCGTCATGAGATCGAAGCGCGCATCGACCAGTATTCGCACAAGGCCGACATCGACGATATCGGCGTCCGCGATCCCGTGAACATGGTCGCGGCGGAGTAA